Proteins from a single region of Streptomyces sp. HUAS 15-9:
- a CDS encoding SGNH/GDSL hydrolase family protein, whose translation MQTNPTHPTHTSLVAVGDSFTEGMSDLLPDGSYRGWADLLAARMAARTPGFRYANLAVRGKLIGQIVDEQVDVAAAMNPDVITLVGGLNDTLRPKCDMARVKGLLTEAVERLAPACGQLVLMRSPGRQGPVLERFRPRMEELFACVDELAQRHGAVVVDLYGAPSLADPRMWDVDRLHLTAEGHRRVAEAVWQTLGYVPEDTEWRAPMAATLPPGWVTRRVADARFAKQHLLPWIGRRLTGRSSGDGRPAKRPELLPYEGPAA comes from the coding sequence ATGCAGACGAATCCCACGCACCCCACCCACACCAGCCTGGTCGCGGTCGGCGACTCCTTCACCGAGGGCATGTCGGACCTGCTGCCGGACGGCTCCTACCGGGGCTGGGCCGACCTCCTCGCGGCGCGGATGGCCGCCCGCACGCCCGGCTTCCGGTACGCCAACCTGGCGGTGCGGGGCAAGCTGATCGGGCAGATCGTCGACGAGCAGGTCGACGTGGCGGCGGCGATGAACCCCGATGTGATCACGCTGGTCGGCGGGCTCAACGACACGCTTCGGCCCAAGTGCGACATGGCACGGGTGAAGGGTCTGCTGACGGAGGCCGTGGAGCGCCTGGCGCCCGCCTGCGGGCAGCTGGTGCTGATGCGCAGTCCCGGTCGCCAGGGCCCGGTCCTGGAGCGGTTCCGGCCGCGCATGGAGGAGCTGTTCGCCTGCGTCGACGAGCTGGCGCAGCGGCACGGCGCCGTGGTGGTGGACCTCTACGGGGCGCCTTCGCTGGCCGACCCGCGGATGTGGGACGTGGACCGGCTGCATCTGACGGCCGAGGGGCACCGCCGGGTCGCGGAGGCGGTCTGGCAGACGCTCGGCTACGTGCCCGAGGACACCGAGTGGCGCGCCCCGATGGCGGCCACACTGCCACCGGGCTGGGTCACCCGGCGGGTCGCGGACGCGCGGTTCGCCAAGCAGCACCTGCTGCCGTGGATCGGCCGCCGGCTGACCGGCCGCTCGTCCGGGGACGGCCGCCCGGCGAAGCGGCCGGAGCTGCTGCCGTACGAGGGTCCGGCGGCGTAG
- a CDS encoding DUF4326 domain-containing protein, whose product MTTRVINVRGRIHEFGPRLEHAPEDVVHVGRRWTLGGWDLPRHPLYNPFAYDTPKKKRHGTRAEVIAMYRAYLLERPELLDLVPELRGKRLACWCAPESCHADVLAELADTDDVPF is encoded by the coding sequence GTGACCACGCGGGTGATCAACGTCCGGGGCCGGATCCACGAGTTCGGCCCCCGGCTGGAGCACGCCCCCGAGGACGTGGTCCACGTCGGCCGGCGCTGGACGCTGGGCGGCTGGGACCTGCCCCGGCACCCGCTGTACAACCCGTTCGCCTACGACACCCCAAAGAAGAAGCGGCACGGCACCCGGGCCGAGGTCATCGCGATGTACCGGGCGTACCTGCTGGAGCGGCCCGAGCTGCTCGACCTGGTGCCGGAGCTGCGCGGGAAGAGGCTGGCCTGCTGGTGCGCGCCGGAGTCGTGCCATGCGGACGTGCTGGCGGAACTGGCCGACACGGACGACGTGCCCTTCTAG
- the purB gene encoding adenylosuccinate lyase: MTSAPAKPRIPNVLAGRYASAELATLWSPEQKVKLERQLWLAVLRAQKDLGIEVPDEAIADYERVLDTVDLASIAEREKVTRHDVKARIEEFNELAGHEHVHKGMTSRDLTENVEQLQIRLSLELMRDRTVAVLARLGRLAGEYAELVMAGRSHNVAAQATTLGKRFATAADELLVAYGRVEELLGRYPLRGIKGPVGTAQDMLDLLGGDASKLAELEDRIAAHLGFSRAFTSVGQVYPRSLDYEVVTALVQLAAAPSSLAKTIRLMAGHELVTEGFKPGQVGSSAMPHKMNTRSCERVNGLMVILRGYASMTGELAGDQWNEGDVSCSVVRRVALPDAFFALDGLLETFLTVLDEFGAFPAVVARELDRYLPFLATTKVLMGAVRAGVGREVAHEAIKENAVATALAMREQGAERNDLLDKLAADERLPLDRAQLAGLMADKLSFTGAAADQVGVVVGRVQEIVKQHPEAAGYTPGAIL, translated from the coding sequence GTGACTTCAGCGCCCGCCAAGCCCCGCATCCCGAACGTCCTCGCCGGACGCTACGCCTCCGCCGAGCTCGCCACGCTCTGGTCCCCCGAGCAGAAGGTGAAGCTGGAGCGGCAGCTCTGGCTCGCCGTGCTGCGCGCCCAGAAGGACCTCGGCATCGAGGTGCCGGACGAGGCGATCGCCGACTACGAGCGCGTCCTCGACACCGTCGACCTGGCCTCGATCGCCGAGCGCGAGAAGGTCACGCGGCACGACGTGAAGGCCCGTATCGAGGAGTTCAACGAACTCGCCGGGCACGAGCACGTGCACAAGGGCATGACGTCCCGCGACCTGACGGAGAACGTCGAGCAGCTGCAGATCCGGCTCTCGCTGGAGCTGATGCGCGACCGTACGGTGGCCGTCCTGGCACGGCTGGGCAGGCTGGCCGGCGAGTACGCCGAGCTGGTCATGGCCGGCCGGTCCCACAACGTCGCCGCCCAGGCCACCACCCTCGGCAAGCGCTTCGCGACCGCGGCCGACGAGCTGCTCGTGGCCTACGGCCGGGTCGAGGAGCTGCTCGGCCGCTATCCGCTGCGCGGCATCAAGGGCCCGGTCGGTACGGCGCAGGACATGCTGGACCTGCTGGGCGGCGACGCGTCGAAGCTCGCCGAGCTGGAGGACCGGATCGCGGCGCACCTCGGCTTCTCGCGGGCCTTCACGTCCGTCGGCCAGGTCTACCCGCGCTCGCTGGACTACGAGGTCGTGACCGCGCTGGTGCAGCTGGCGGCCGCGCCGTCCTCGCTGGCCAAGACGATCCGGCTGATGGCCGGGCACGAGCTGGTGACCGAGGGCTTCAAGCCCGGTCAGGTCGGCTCGTCCGCGATGCCGCACAAGATGAACACCCGCTCCTGCGAGCGCGTCAACGGTCTCATGGTCATCCTGCGCGGCTACGCCTCGATGACGGGCGAGCTGGCGGGCGACCAGTGGAACGAGGGCGACGTGTCCTGCTCGGTGGTGCGCCGAGTCGCGCTGCCGGACGCCTTCTTCGCGCTCGACGGTCTGCTGGAGACCTTCCTGACCGTACTCGACGAGTTCGGTGCCTTCCCGGCGGTCGTCGCCCGTGAGCTGGACCGCTATCTGCCGTTCCTCGCCACGACCAAGGTGCTGATGGGCGCGGTGCGCGCGGGCGTCGGCCGTGAGGTGGCGCACGAGGCGATCAAGGAGAACGCGGTCGCCACCGCGCTCGCGATGCGCGAGCAGGGCGCCGAGCGCAACGACCTGCTCGACAAGCTGGCCGCCGACGAGCGCCTCCCGCTCGACCGCGCGCAGCTCGCCGGGCTGATGGCCGACAAGCTGTCCTTCACCGGCGCCGCCGCCGACCAGGTGGGGGTCGTCGTCGGCCGCGTCCAGGAGATCGTCAAGCAGCACCCGGAGGCCGCCGGATACACCCCGGGAGCGATCCTCTGA
- the mug gene encoding G/U mismatch-specific DNA glycosylase: MEAARDRLVPDVVAAGLQVLFCGINPGLMTAATGHHFARPGNRFWPVLHLSGFTPRLMKPAEQWELPSYGLGITNVVARATARADELTPREYVEGGRLLSAKVTRLRPTWLAVVGVTAYRAAFGDRGARVGPQERTIGDTRVWVLPNPSGLNAHWTAATMAEEFGWLREAARS, encoded by the coding sequence CTGGAGGCCGCCCGCGACCGTCTCGTCCCCGACGTGGTCGCGGCCGGTCTACAGGTACTGTTCTGCGGGATCAATCCCGGGCTGATGACGGCGGCGACGGGTCACCACTTCGCCCGTCCCGGGAACCGGTTCTGGCCGGTGCTGCATCTGTCCGGGTTCACACCGAGGCTGATGAAGCCCGCGGAGCAGTGGGAGTTGCCGTCGTACGGACTCGGCATCACCAATGTCGTGGCGCGGGCGACCGCGCGGGCCGACGAGCTGACGCCGCGGGAGTACGTGGAGGGCGGTCGGCTGCTGTCGGCGAAGGTGACGCGACTGCGGCCGACGTGGCTGGCCGTGGTCGGGGTGACCGCCTACCGGGCCGCCTTCGGGGACCGCGGGGCCCGGGTGGGGCCGCAGGAGCGGACGATCGGGGACACGCGTGTGTGGGTGCTGCCCAATCCCAGCGGGCTGAACGCCCATTGGACGGCGGCGACGATGGCGGAGGAGTTCGGGTGGTTGCGGGAGGCCGCGCGGAGCTGA
- a CDS encoding ABC transporter permease: MPFAAVLHAEWIKIRTLRSLVGSLVAILVATAAFSALASASADAGTDDADPLFSVFFGISFGQIAAIAFGTTALSSEFRGGALRLTLAAVPDRRRWFAAKATAIALSVLAVGLVTGVVTLLMGKAVLGASGPTWTEGVRGALGCGLHLTLMALFAAGLAAVLRSGVATLSILIPFLLIVSFVIGDLSAGVADYLPDRAGQVALHSTWDGFLGPWTGLAVTALWAAAALCAGAWSIQRRDA, from the coding sequence ATGCCCTTCGCAGCCGTTCTGCACGCGGAGTGGATCAAGATCCGGACGCTGCGCTCGCTCGTCGGCAGCCTGGTGGCGATCCTCGTCGCCACCGCCGCGTTCTCCGCGCTGGCCTCCGCCTCCGCGGACGCCGGCACCGACGACGCGGACCCGCTGTTCTCGGTGTTCTTCGGCATCAGTTTCGGGCAGATCGCCGCGATCGCGTTCGGTACGACGGCCCTGTCCTCGGAGTTCCGGGGCGGCGCGCTGCGGCTGACCCTGGCGGCCGTGCCCGACCGGCGGCGCTGGTTCGCCGCGAAGGCCACGGCGATCGCCCTGTCCGTCCTCGCGGTCGGGCTGGTCACCGGGGTGGTGACCCTGCTGATGGGCAAGGCCGTCCTCGGCGCCTCCGGGCCGACCTGGACCGAGGGAGTGCGCGGCGCGCTCGGCTGTGGCCTGCACCTCACGCTGATGGCGCTGTTCGCCGCCGGACTCGCGGCCGTGCTGCGCAGTGGCGTCGCGACCCTGTCCATCCTGATCCCGTTCCTGCTGATCGTGTCCTTCGTCATCGGCGACCTGTCCGCGGGTGTCGCCGACTACCTGCCCGACCGGGCCGGCCAAGTGGCCCTGCACAGCACGTGGGACGGCTTCCTCGGCCCCTGGACCGGGCTCGCGGTGACCGCGCTGTGGGCGGCGGCGGCCCTGTGCGCGGGAGCCTGGAGCATCCAGCGCAGGGACGCCTGA